The following proteins are co-located in the Nerophis ophidion isolate RoL-2023_Sa linkage group LG04, RoL_Noph_v1.0, whole genome shotgun sequence genome:
- the zgc:165604 gene encoding immunoglobulin superfamily member 11 isoform X1, producing the protein MASSGGCTLWNILSVCFTALQTSGLVVTVKESTIEVVRGDFVILPCSFFTSSPLSRLNIIWTLAPFSSPYSPIQVIVFDHGQIIEDTSLIGRVAFTAIPLSGDIMVNDTRVSDAGVYRCMVNNPPETADPGIGELVLRVLVAPSLPACEWEGEMVAGGSVTLSCSVAEGIPSPDIHWDKLNPEEISLPINMEDDLSGSVQIVNVSSQTSGLYRCSASNVLGTENCYVNLSVYSALAGNSSGILQGVLLTLSMALMLLALLLLSLWLHRTGHDGRWKTSEEEEEEGYNEIRYTPSLIKRSFV; encoded by the exons ATGGCTTCCTCTGGGGGATGCACGCTCTGGAACATTCTAAGTGTTTGCTTCACAGCACTGCAGACAA GTGGTCTGGTGGTGACCGTGAAGGAGTCCACCATCGAAGTGGTCCGAGGTGATTTTGTCATCCTACCTTGTTCCTTCTTCACCTCCAGCCCACTTTCAAGACTCAACATCATCTGGACACTTGCTCCCTTCTCCAGTCCATACTCCCCCATTCAG GTGATCGTGTTTGACCACGGCCAGATTATAGAAGACACTTCCCTCATTGGCAGGGTGGCTTTCACAG CTATTCCATTAAGTGGCGACATCATGGTGAATGACACGCGAGTATCAGATGCGGGCGTTTATCGCTGCATGGTCAACAATCCTCCCGAGACTGCAGATCCGGGCATAGGAGAACTGGTCCTCAGAGTTCTGG TGGCGCCCTCGCTGCCGGCGTGTGAGTGGGAAGGCGAGATGGTGGCGGGAGGAAGTGTCACCTTGTCGTGTTCTGTAGCAGAAGGGATTCCCAGTCCTGACATCCACTGGGATAAACTCAATCCTGAGGAGATTTCTCTTCCCATCAACATGGAAG ACGATCTGTCCGGCTCCGTCCAAATCGTCAACGTGTCGTCTCAGACGTCGGGCTTGTATCGTTGCTCCGCCTCCAACGTCCTGGGGACCGAGAACTGCTACGTCAACCTGTCCGTCTACAGCG CATTGGCCGGCAACTCCTCCGGGATCCTGCAGGGGGTGCTGTTGACTTTATCCATGGCTCTCATGCTGCTGGCCCTCCTGCTGCTCAGCTTGTGGCTTCACCGCACGGGTCACGACGGACGATGGAAGACCTccgaagaagaggaggaggaaggttACAATGAGATCCGCTACACTCCATCACTGATAAAGCGTTCCTTTGTTTGA
- the zgc:165604 gene encoding immunoglobulin superfamily member 11 isoform X2: protein MASSGGCTLWNILSVCFTALQTSGLVVTVKESTIEVVRGDFVILPCSFFTSSPLSRLNIIWTLAPFSSPYSPIQVIVFDHGQIIEDTSLIGRVAFTAIPLSGDIMVNDTRVSDAGVYRCMVNNPPETADPGIGELVLRVLVAPSLPACEWEGEMVAGGSVTLSCSVAEGIPSPDIHWDKLNPEEISLPINMEDDLSGSVQIVNVSSQTSGLYRCSASNVLGTENCYVNLSVYSGGAVDFIHGSHAAGPPAAQLVASPHGSRRTMEDLRRRGGGRLQ, encoded by the exons ATGGCTTCCTCTGGGGGATGCACGCTCTGGAACATTCTAAGTGTTTGCTTCACAGCACTGCAGACAA GTGGTCTGGTGGTGACCGTGAAGGAGTCCACCATCGAAGTGGTCCGAGGTGATTTTGTCATCCTACCTTGTTCCTTCTTCACCTCCAGCCCACTTTCAAGACTCAACATCATCTGGACACTTGCTCCCTTCTCCAGTCCATACTCCCCCATTCAG GTGATCGTGTTTGACCACGGCCAGATTATAGAAGACACTTCCCTCATTGGCAGGGTGGCTTTCACAG CTATTCCATTAAGTGGCGACATCATGGTGAATGACACGCGAGTATCAGATGCGGGCGTTTATCGCTGCATGGTCAACAATCCTCCCGAGACTGCAGATCCGGGCATAGGAGAACTGGTCCTCAGAGTTCTGG TGGCGCCCTCGCTGCCGGCGTGTGAGTGGGAAGGCGAGATGGTGGCGGGAGGAAGTGTCACCTTGTCGTGTTCTGTAGCAGAAGGGATTCCCAGTCCTGACATCCACTGGGATAAACTCAATCCTGAGGAGATTTCTCTTCCCATCAACATGGAAG ACGATCTGTCCGGCTCCGTCCAAATCGTCAACGTGTCGTCTCAGACGTCGGGCTTGTATCGTTGCTCCGCCTCCAACGTCCTGGGGACCGAGAACTGCTACGTCAACCTGTCCGTCTACAGCG GGGGTGCTGTTGACTTTATCCATGGCTCTCATGCTGCTGGCCCTCCTGCTGCTCAGCTTGTGGCTTCACCGCACGGGTCACGACGGACGATGGAAGACCTccgaagaagaggaggaggaaggttACAATGA